In Armatimonadota bacterium, the sequence GAGCAGAGGAAGGAACCCACGGTATGCCGACCTACAAGTACATGGCCCTCGACATGATGGGCAAGAACCGCTCCGGGCGACTTGAAGCGGATAACGAGGCAGCGGCGCTCTCCCGCCTGCAGGGGATGGGAGTGCATATCACGCAGGTCTCCGAAGTGAAAGACAGCGGGAAGCGCGCCTCGCGATCCGGCAAGGTCAAACTGCAAGCGCTGGTCATCTTCTCCCGGCAGTTCGCCACCATGATCGACGCCGGCGTTCGCGTGGTCAAATGCCTGGATATCCTGGAGAATCAGACCAAGGATGCGGTGCTGAAACCGGTCCTGAACCAGGTAAAGCGCGACGTGACCTCCGGCCTCAGCCTGACGGAAGCGATGGCGAAGCACCCGAGGGTCTTCACCAAACTCTATGTGAGCATGATCCGCGCGGCGGAAGCCGGCGGCATCCTGGACCACGTACTGGACCGCCTCGCCTTCTTCCTGGAGAAGGAGCAGGAACTGCGCTCCAAGATCAAGGCGGCCATGATGTACCCGGTGGTTATCCTCATCTTCTCCACGCTCATCACCACCGGCCTGATGATCTTCGTGCTGCCGAAGTTTCTGGATATCTTCACCCAGTTGGGAGCGCCTCTGCCTCCCACGACAAAGGCGCTGTTCGCCATCAGCCACTTCATGAGCACCAACTGGTGGCTGGGCCCCGTCCTGGTCGTCGGCCTCATTTCGTTCATCAAGTGGTATGGCAACCGGCCCAGCGGGCGCATGCGGATTGACGGCTTGAAACTGAAGATCCCCGTGGTGGGCGAGCTGATCCAGAAGATGTCCGTCTCCCGGTTTGCCCGCACGTTCGCCACGCTGGTCGCCGCGGGCGTTCCGATGCTGAGAAGCCTGGAAATCGTCGGCGAAACGTCCGGCAATGCGGTCATCGCAAAGTCGATCGACACGGCGCGCACCAATGTTCGCGAAGGCAAGAAGATATCGGAACCGTTGAAAAACAGCGGACTGTTCCCGGAACTGGTGACACAGATGATCGACGTTGGCGAGGAAACGGGCCGACTGAGCGAGATGCTGACCAAAGTCGCAGACTTCTACGACGCGGAGGTGGAGAACGCCGTCAAGGGCCTCACGAGTCTGATCGAGCCGCTGATGATCGTCTTCATGGGTGTGATGGTCGGCTTCATCGCCATCTCCGTCATCAGCCCGATCTTCAGCCTGCAGGCAACGTTGGCGCACAGCCACTAGGTCAGAAACTGAGGGCTGAGAGCTGTGGACTCAGAGCCCGCGATAGCACCCGCAGTCAGGAAATAAGATGCGGCGGGGGGTTCATACGGCCCCCCGCCGCGTTCCGTCTGCTGGTGAATCGATGCCTTGAAGCGTTTGACGTAACAGCTAAGAGTCCCGCTCCGTCCAACCCCAGATGACGATGGCGATTCCCATGGTCACCCCAAGAGCGATTGCCAGGGAGACCCAGTCTTCCCAGCGGCCCCGCCAGTGTCGCAGGGATTCGTTTATGTAACCGGTCCGGCCGCACCCGGGCGTGAGAAAGAACAGCCCGAAGAACACGGCGGCTCCGGCTGTGGTCACAAATATGCGGTTTCGCACGGCCATCATATGCCTCCGCAGGGTCTACGCAGGTGTCCGGCCGCCGGTTTCATCGCTAGCGCGCCGATGGCGCTGCGGTGGGCCAGATCGGCTTCATGGTCCAGGCGTCAAGTTGCCGGATATTCGCTGCGCCGCCCTCAGCGAAGGCACCTACACCCAGGCTGTCCGGGCGTGAAGGGTAGATGCGCGAAGTGAGGCACGTCCGCCCGTTGGCGAAGACCTCCAGCACCGAGTGGTCGATAAACACGCGGAGGTTTAGCGCCTCGCCATTCACGAGCTTGAGCGGAGCGGAACGGGCGCCCTTGTCGGCATTCGGATCCGTGCTTGACTGCGAACGATCGACGCTCAACGTTCCGGCCTTCGCGTCATAGACGATGCGCGTCTCTTCCTCCCCGCCGGGTGAGCGGCGAACCACCAGCCCAACCGTCTGAGCCTCTCCCGGCGCGATGTG encodes:
- a CDS encoding type II secretion system F family protein, translated to MPTYKYMALDMMGKNRSGRLEADNEAAALSRLQGMGVHITQVSEVKDSGKRASRSGKVKLQALVIFSRQFATMIDAGVRVVKCLDILENQTKDAVLKPVLNQVKRDVTSGLSLTEAMAKHPRVFTKLYVSMIRAAEAGGILDHVLDRLAFFLEKEQELRSKIKAAMMYPVVILIFSTLITTGLMIFVLPKFLDIFTQLGAPLPPTTKALFAISHFMSTNWWLGPVLVVGLISFIKWYGNRPSGRMRIDGLKLKIPVVGELIQKMSVSRFARTFATLVAAGVPMLRSLEIVGETSGNAVIAKSIDTARTNVREGKKISEPLKNSGLFPELVTQMIDVGEETGRLSEMLTKVADFYDAEVENAVKGLTSLIEPLMIVFMGVMVGFIAISVISPIFSLQATLAHSH